From a region of the Leptospira montravelensis genome:
- the nosZ gene encoding Sec-dependent nitrous-oxide reductase: MLKKSNLILVTLGIALFAFVPNCKKGAATATLASDAASRVYVAPGEKDEVYAFLSGGFSGQMSVYGIPSARLFKIIPVFSVFPENGYGFDEETKDMLKTTHGYVPWDDSHHIEASMTDGKQDGRWMFLNANNTPRLARIDLKSFETKEILEIPNTAGNHASPFATENTEYLMAATRFSVPIPQASVAIDSFSKGGFKGTVTMVKVDKNTGRLSIELQVLVPGFDYDLSHCGKKKSHDWCFFSSYNSEQAHKMLEVGASKKDKDFILAFNWVRAKECKDQGKAYNFGGEYLNNFKEENKPAVSTKLSGVKMLNPKDCPGMMYYMPTPKSPHGTDVDSTGEYIVGGGKLASVIPVHSFSKMMEVKDKKEHHSTEIEGIPVLKYESTLAGEVQKPCLGPLHTEFDGQGYAYTSCFVSSEVVKWKLGTWEVVQHLPAYYSVGHLSIVGGSSTEPYGKYLIAMNKITKDRYLPVGMELPQSAQLYDISSGKAELLSDFPTVGEPHYSQMIPAKLIMDKTAKLFPLEENKHPYATKNENDARIVRLGSTIHIYMTAIRSHFKPDIIEARTGETLYFHVTNLEQDYDIPHGFAIGGAPNMTNLLIMPGETRTFKWVAPKPGVYPFYCTDFCSALHQEMQQYIRVNP, from the coding sequence ATGTTAAAAAAATCAAATTTAATACTAGTTACACTTGGAATCGCTCTTTTTGCATTCGTTCCGAATTGCAAAAAAGGTGCAGCAACGGCAACTCTAGCTTCCGATGCTGCTTCCAGAGTGTATGTGGCTCCGGGAGAAAAGGACGAAGTATACGCCTTTTTGTCTGGTGGATTTAGTGGTCAGATGTCCGTTTACGGAATCCCATCTGCAAGACTATTCAAAATCATTCCCGTATTCTCTGTTTTTCCTGAAAACGGATATGGGTTTGACGAAGAAACTAAAGACATGTTAAAAACAACTCATGGTTATGTGCCTTGGGATGATAGCCACCACATAGAAGCATCTATGACAGATGGTAAACAAGATGGTCGTTGGATGTTCCTAAACGCAAACAACACACCAAGGCTTGCAAGGATTGACCTAAAATCTTTTGAAACAAAAGAGATTTTGGAAATCCCAAACACTGCCGGTAACCATGCTTCCCCATTTGCTACTGAAAACACAGAGTATTTGATGGCTGCAACTCGTTTCTCGGTTCCAATTCCACAAGCAAGTGTAGCAATCGATAGTTTTTCCAAAGGTGGGTTCAAAGGAACTGTCACTATGGTAAAAGTTGATAAAAACACAGGTAGACTTTCTATAGAATTACAAGTTCTTGTTCCAGGTTTTGACTATGACCTATCACATTGTGGCAAAAAGAAATCCCATGACTGGTGTTTCTTCAGTAGTTACAACTCAGAACAAGCTCATAAAATGTTGGAAGTTGGTGCTTCTAAAAAAGATAAAGACTTTATCTTAGCATTCAACTGGGTTCGTGCGAAAGAATGTAAAGACCAAGGCAAAGCTTATAACTTTGGTGGTGAATACCTAAATAATTTCAAAGAGGAAAACAAACCTGCCGTTTCAACAAAGTTAAGCGGTGTGAAGATGTTAAATCCAAAAGATTGTCCGGGTATGATGTATTACATGCCAACACCTAAAAGTCCACACGGAACTGATGTTGACTCTACTGGAGAATACATTGTTGGTGGTGGAAAGTTAGCATCCGTAATTCCAGTTCACTCCTTTAGCAAAATGATGGAAGTAAAAGACAAAAAGGAACACCACTCGACTGAAATCGAAGGAATTCCAGTTCTTAAATATGAATCCACACTTGCTGGTGAAGTTCAAAAACCTTGTCTTGGTCCATTACATACTGAGTTCGACGGTCAAGGGTATGCTTATACTTCTTGTTTCGTAAGTTCTGAAGTAGTAAAATGGAAATTAGGAACTTGGGAAGTCGTACAACATCTACCTGCTTATTATAGTGTAGGTCACTTATCCATCGTTGGTGGTAGTTCTACTGAACCTTACGGTAAATATCTAATCGCAATGAACAAAATCACTAAAGATAGATATCTTCCAGTGGGCATGGAGTTACCACAAAGTGCGCAGCTCTATGATATCTCTTCTGGTAAAGCTGAGTTGTTGTCTGACTTCCCAACTGTAGGGGAACCACACTATTCACAAATGATTCCAGCTAAGTTAATTATGGATAAAACTGCGAAACTCTTCCCATTAGAAGAAAACAAACATCCATACGCGACTAAAAATGAAAACGATGCAAGGATCGTTAGACTTGGAAGTACAATCCACATCTACATGACTGCGATTCGTTCCCATTTTAAACCGGATATCATTGAAGCAAGAACTGGGGAAACTTTATACTTCCACGTAACCAACTTGGAACAAGATTATGATATTCCTCATGGATTTGCAATCGGTGGAGCACCTAACATGACTAACCTTCTTATCATGCCAGGTGAAACTAGAACTTTCAAATGGGTAGCACCTAAACCTGGCGTGTACCCTTTCTACTGCACTGATTTCTGTTCTGCTCTACACCAAGAGATGCAACAGTACATCCGAGTGAATCCATAA
- a CDS encoding nitrous oxide reductase accessory protein NosL, protein MQFKSLTLICIFLTVALVGCGDVRPEPLTVGEVKCSHCSMSIVDMRFHTQFITYKGKRYHFDAIECMEQFQKQNDIKIKEVWVTNYLNTKEFIPKNEAIIIHSDKIRSPMGAGLAAFKTHEDTIHFQK, encoded by the coding sequence ATGCAGTTTAAGAGTTTAACACTAATTTGCATTTTCCTCACAGTCGCACTCGTGGGCTGTGGGGATGTTCGTCCAGAACCGTTGACAGTAGGTGAGGTCAAATGTAGTCACTGCTCCATGTCCATTGTAGATATGAGGTTTCATACTCAATTCATTACATACAAAGGTAAAAGATACCATTTCGATGCCATTGAATGTATGGAACAATTTCAGAAACAAAATGATATAAAAATAAAAGAAGTTTGGGTTACCAACTATTTAAATACCAAAGAATTCATTCCAAAAAACGAAGCCATCATCATCCATTCAGACAAAATTCGTTCACCAATGGGAGCGGGACTAGCCGCTTTTAAAACTCATGAAGACACTATCCATTTCCAAAAGTAA
- a CDS encoding nitrous oxide reductase family maturation protein NosD, whose translation MKTLSISKSKCIYQNTNGNIKLNLINRLILLGKNYSFSIFFFILISSFPIRPLSSKTISVCTNCTIHKVKNAISIAENGDTIKIQSGVYKEGFLPITKSISIIGENGVVIDGLKEKHVLGVYANGVRIQNLKVIGSGISDLSEFAGVHTEKVKDCYFENLSLEDNVYGFYLAETTNCTLKNNSSIGNAENEVLGGNGIHLWSASHNKIIGNKLKKHRDGIYLEFSEHLEIEGNESEENIRYGMHFMFSSHNQFNKNIFKNNSAGVAVMYSKDITMEENQFLENWGESSNGILLKDIADSTLSKNRFEGNTIAVFADGITNIYFQNNDFIDNGWGIKILGNTDYNKITDNNFIKNVFDISTNTKSTTNLFSKNYWDHYEGYDLNKDQIGDIPHKTIHFFGYWIAVYPFLMVLYESPVVLFLQGIEKAFPIVTPIEFEDQHPRMKERI comes from the coding sequence ATGAAGACACTATCCATTTCCAAAAGTAAATGTATTTATCAAAATACCAATGGGAATATTAAACTGAATTTAATAAATCGACTTATCCTGCTTGGCAAGAATTACTCTTTCTCAATTTTCTTTTTTATACTCATCTCGAGTTTTCCTATACGTCCTTTGTCTTCAAAAACTATTTCCGTATGTACAAACTGTACGATTCATAAAGTAAAAAATGCAATTTCTATCGCAGAAAATGGCGACACTATAAAAATCCAATCAGGAGTTTACAAAGAAGGTTTTTTACCCATTACCAAATCCATTTCCATCATTGGAGAGAACGGTGTAGTAATTGATGGACTCAAAGAAAAACATGTATTGGGAGTTTATGCCAATGGAGTTCGCATACAAAATTTAAAAGTCATTGGAAGTGGAATCTCGGATTTAAGCGAATTTGCCGGAGTTCATACAGAAAAAGTCAAAGATTGTTATTTTGAAAATTTAAGTTTAGAAGACAATGTTTATGGATTTTATTTAGCCGAAACCACAAACTGCACACTCAAAAACAATTCCTCCATAGGAAATGCAGAGAACGAAGTATTAGGTGGAAATGGCATCCACCTTTGGTCAGCAAGTCATAACAAAATTATAGGTAACAAATTAAAAAAACACCGTGATGGGATATATTTAGAATTCTCAGAACATTTGGAAATAGAAGGGAATGAATCGGAAGAAAACATTCGCTACGGAATGCATTTTATGTTTTCCAGTCATAATCAGTTTAATAAGAATATTTTTAAAAATAACTCGGCAGGTGTTGCGGTGATGTATAGCAAAGACATCACTATGGAAGAAAATCAATTTTTGGAAAATTGGGGAGAAAGTTCCAACGGAATACTACTCAAAGACATTGCAGACAGTACACTTTCCAAAAATCGATTTGAAGGAAATACAATTGCGGTTTTTGCCGATGGAATCACCAATATTTACTTCCAAAACAATGATTTTATCGATAATGGATGGGGAATTAAAATACTTGGAAATACAGACTATAACAAAATCACAGATAACAATTTTATAAAAAACGTATTTGATATTAGCACCAATACAAAATCAACAACCAACCTTTTTTCAAAAAATTATTGGGATCATTATGAAGGTTATGATTTAAACAAAGATCAAATTGGAGATATTCCACATAAAACCATTCACTTTTTTGGATATTGGATTGCTGTGTATCCATTCCTTATGGTACTTTATGAATCACCAGTGGTTCTATTTTTACAAGGAATCGAAAAAGCATTCCCCATAGTAACACCAATCGAATTTGAAGACCAACATCCAAGGATGAAGGAAAGAATATGA
- a CDS encoding ABC transporter ATP-binding protein — protein MIEVKNLTISYGGNSDAVKDVNFQTESGKIISIIGPNGSGKSSLIKGILGLVQPVAGQILFQNKNGEPYTIGYMPQTPRFPTNIKVVELISFFKKLEPVEEERFQNLLSILELHNHMDKKIGSLSGGTKQKISILQCFSSKKDLYVIDEPTASLDPYISHLLKSLLAEKKKEGSLVIFSTHILKELQELADRFLLLSEGSILIDDSPENFLRKNNKTDLDQALMNFWNEEYKTKQ, from the coding sequence ATGATAGAAGTAAAAAATCTTACCATCAGTTATGGAGGAAACTCTGATGCTGTTAAAGATGTAAATTTTCAAACAGAATCAGGTAAAATTATATCCATCATTGGTCCCAACGGTTCCGGAAAAAGTTCTTTAATCAAAGGAATTCTTGGACTTGTACAACCCGTAGCAGGACAAATTTTATTCCAAAACAAAAATGGTGAACCGTATACCATCGGTTATATGCCACAAACTCCTCGTTTCCCAACAAATATCAAAGTGGTAGAACTAATTTCCTTCTTTAAAAAACTAGAACCCGTTGAAGAAGAAAGATTTCAAAACCTTTTGTCTATTTTAGAATTACACAATCATATGGACAAAAAAATTGGTTCCTTATCTGGAGGAACCAAACAAAAAATCAGTATCCTCCAATGTTTTTCCTCTAAAAAAGATCTGTATGTAATCGACGAACCGACAGCAAGTTTAGATCCATACATTTCGCATTTATTAAAATCTCTTTTGGCAGAAAAGAAAAAAGAAGGATCACTCGTCATATTTTCAACCCACATATTAAAAGAATTACAAGAGTTAGCCGATAGATTTCTACTTTTATCAGAGGGATCGATTCTGATTGATGATTCTCCAGAGAATTTTTTAAGAAAAAACAACAAAACCGATTTGGACCAGGCACTCATGAATTTCTGGAATGAGGAATACAAAACAAAACAATGA
- a CDS encoding ABC transporter permease subunit: protein MKEILFFEIKENIRSRWVFIYSGILILVMMILSFFGDQNGIRLLVSTMNLTLIVIPLFSITFSGMSFLESMPFAEVLLSKSVSRSSLFLGKYLGITISLSLGLLFGLGVPGLFLFADEPKFLFLFFELLIFGIFLTAIFVAIAFLVSSFIRRGEIVLTISLLVWLYFFIFFDALVFIFSLYLGDYPIEIPSLIVILLNPIDLIRILLILQTSSSALLGFSGALLLKQLGLYGVFGVTVLFLSLWVSIPLYISFKRFQKRNF, encoded by the coding sequence ATGAAAGAAATTTTATTTTTCGAAATCAAAGAAAACATACGAAGTCGTTGGGTATTTATTTACTCAGGAATTCTTATCCTTGTGATGATGATCTTAAGTTTTTTTGGAGATCAAAATGGAATTCGTTTGCTTGTAAGCACGATGAATTTAACACTCATTGTCATTCCACTATTCTCCATTACATTCTCAGGTATGTCATTTTTAGAATCAATGCCATTTGCAGAAGTTTTACTATCTAAATCCGTCAGTAGAAGTTCACTTTTTTTAGGAAAGTATTTGGGAATTACGATTTCTCTCTCCTTAGGTTTGTTATTCGGTCTTGGAGTTCCAGGTTTATTCCTTTTTGCCGATGAACCAAAATTTCTTTTTTTATTTTTTGAATTACTGATTTTTGGAATTTTTTTAACAGCAATTTTTGTAGCGATTGCCTTTTTAGTTTCTTCTTTTATCAGAAGAGGTGAAATTGTTTTAACCATTTCCCTACTAGTTTGGCTATATTTCTTTATCTTTTTTGATGCCCTTGTTTTTATCTTTAGTTTGTATTTGGGTGATTATCCAATCGAAATTCCCTCTCTGATTGTCATTTTACTAAATCCGATTGACTTAATTAGAATTCTTTTAATTTTACAAACTAGTTCCTCAGCCCTCCTCGGATTTTCAGGTGCCTTATTATTAAAACAATTAGGATTGTACGGAGTGTTCGGAGTGACTGTTTTGTTTCTGAGTTTATGGGTAAGTATCCCTTTATACATTTCATTCAAACGATTCCAAAAACGAAATTTTTAA
- a CDS encoding LIC_11090 family protein, giving the protein MKRWLQIASVLILLPFIGKILFLETGLLAQSMYQLSMICHCNHGSKNEIHKEENSPPSQRIVCHLTKESGPHVCSCAKKKSATKILQSQSMNPNFATENKYYPIITYEALIIAFHSDPHLLNGFAKLPYKPPRQIHS; this is encoded by the coding sequence ATGAAACGTTGGTTACAAATTGCCTCGGTTTTGATCTTACTTCCTTTTATAGGTAAAATCTTATTTTTGGAAACTGGATTACTTGCCCAATCCATGTACCAACTTTCCATGATTTGCCATTGCAACCACGGCTCAAAAAACGAAATTCATAAAGAAGAGAATTCACCTCCTTCCCAACGAATTGTTTGTCATCTAACAAAAGAATCTGGTCCACATGTATGTTCCTGTGCGAAGAAAAAATCTGCTACCAAAATTCTTCAATCACAATCAATGAATCCCAATTTCGCAACTGAGAACAAATACTATCCTATCATTACTTACGAAGCTCTAATAATCGCGTTCCATTCAGACCCCCACTTACTCAATGGATTCGCAAAATTACCCTACAAACCACCAAGACAAATTCATTCCTAA
- a CDS encoding copper chaperone PCu(A)C — protein MKLKKLIIYFLISTPLFAKEVKVENAYIKYTSSSTSVVYLSLNNGTNIEKKLIQTKSDIANRVELYTMLPSETGMKMVPVSEIVVPKNGTTQLTPRGYHIMLFGIKSPLKLKESFPFRFVFSDGTEIQTNISVETSLPYKDTNSKPTSPSFKKEESVLANNGSQNTDETEMSNFDPNVQTNNDHSEHDHSGHEGHEHHNRADMLAPAGIMNPHIHEKGKWMIDYRYMGMKMWGLQSGSTGLSDLGTLYFPFTDPTVAMPTGSLITNSPIGTTLPILSANKYNYMSVPTDMVMEMNMVSAMTSISDKWMIMFMVPAVKNKMTMLSSNFDRAPMSSAGIGDVSFSTAYRLIKTEHQNFFTGMGISLPTGSIDERDNMPMMGKQKVPYNMQPGVGTYSLLPQLSYNGNYKRISWGAQSQASLRIGKNDNNYRFGNRYEISGWLSFLVHETTSFSLRVAKQRWLNLQGMDATLDPKMDPQNDPFRQGGMRSDLFIGVNFLITSGIFQGARFGFEYGKPFHQNLNGPQLATRELINVFASFTF, from the coding sequence ATGAAACTAAAAAAATTAATTATTTATTTTCTTATTTCCACTCCTCTTTTTGCGAAAGAGGTTAAAGTTGAGAATGCTTATATTAAATATACATCCTCATCTACTTCCGTTGTTTATCTCAGCTTAAACAATGGAACCAACATTGAAAAGAAACTCATTCAAACCAAATCAGATATTGCAAATCGAGTTGAGTTATATACAATGTTACCTTCTGAAACGGGAATGAAAATGGTTCCTGTTTCAGAAATTGTAGTTCCTAAAAATGGAACAACACAACTCACCCCCAGAGGATATCATATCATGCTCTTTGGAATCAAATCACCGCTGAAGCTAAAAGAATCCTTTCCTTTTCGATTTGTTTTTTCTGACGGGACAGAAATACAAACCAATATTTCTGTAGAAACTTCCTTACCGTACAAAGATACAAACAGTAAACCAACTTCCCCTTCTTTTAAAAAAGAAGAATCTGTTTTGGCAAACAATGGATCACAGAATACAGATGAAACTGAGATGTCCAATTTTGATCCAAACGTACAAACAAACAATGACCATTCGGAACACGATCATTCTGGACACGAAGGACATGAACACCACAACCGTGCCGATATGTTAGCACCAGCAGGAATCATGAATCCACACATCCATGAAAAAGGGAAATGGATGATTGATTATCGTTATATGGGAATGAAGATGTGGGGACTTCAATCCGGAAGCACTGGACTCAGTGATCTTGGAACATTATATTTTCCATTTACAGATCCAACGGTTGCTATGCCCACAGGTAGTTTAATTACCAATTCTCCCATTGGAACCACCTTACCCATTCTATCGGCTAACAAATATAATTATATGTCTGTTCCCACTGATATGGTTATGGAAATGAATATGGTGAGTGCTATGACTTCTATATCAGACAAATGGATGATCATGTTTATGGTTCCTGCCGTGAAAAACAAAATGACGATGTTATCTAGTAATTTTGATCGTGCACCAATGAGTTCTGCGGGGATTGGCGATGTTAGTTTTAGCACAGCCTATCGATTGATAAAAACAGAACATCAGAATTTTTTTACAGGGATGGGGATTTCACTTCCTACGGGCTCCATTGACGAAAGAGACAATATGCCAATGATGGGAAAACAAAAAGTTCCTTACAATATGCAACCTGGTGTTGGAACCTATAGTTTATTACCACAACTATCGTATAACGGAAATTATAAGAGAATTTCTTGGGGTGCACAGTCACAAGCAAGTTTACGAATTGGTAAAAATGATAATAACTACAGGTTTGGAAATCGATATGAAATTTCCGGATGGTTATCATTCCTTGTACATGAAACTACGTCTTTTTCTCTTCGTGTAGCAAAACAAAGGTGGTTGAATCTCCAAGGAATGGATGCAACGCTCGATCCAAAAATGGATCCACAAAATGATCCATTTCGCCAAGGGGGAATGCGAAGCGACCTATTCATCGGCGTTAACTTCCTCATAACAAGTGGAATTTTTCAAGGGGCACGATTTGGTTTTGAATATGGAAAACCATTCCATCAAAACTTAAATGGACCTCAACTTGCAACAAGAGAGCTTATCAATGTTTTTGCTTCGTTTACTTTCTAA
- a CDS encoding GNAT family N-acetyltransferase: protein MTNTNLIIRKANPDDVETIVPLIYSSGPKAWNFVFGEGKNTPYDFLNSSYRIRGNTVSYTNHYVAETNGKVVGSILSYTQPSFLVLTAGTALRILSVYKWNAPKVMARGLKTESIIQPPKSGCLYLGHIAVLETERNKGIAKQMIEFMISNNQKYKTISLDVSAENKPAIALYQKLGFVIKDTRHPLGWEGIIPSHHYMEKQI, encoded by the coding sequence ATGACAAATACAAACCTAATCATTCGTAAGGCAAATCCTGATGATGTAGAAACCATAGTTCCACTCATCTATTCTTCTGGACCCAAAGCATGGAATTTTGTTTTTGGCGAAGGAAAAAATACTCCCTATGATTTTTTAAACTCATCTTATAGAATACGGGGAAACACCGTATCGTATACTAACCATTATGTGGCAGAGACGAATGGCAAAGTAGTTGGATCTATACTTTCTTATACGCAACCTAGTTTTTTGGTTTTAACAGCAGGAACAGCGCTTCGAATCCTTTCCGTATACAAATGGAATGCACCGAAAGTCATGGCAAGAGGTCTCAAAACAGAATCCATCATCCAACCTCCCAAATCAGGATGTTTGTATTTAGGTCATATCGCTGTTTTGGAAACGGAAAGAAACAAAGGAATCGCTAAACAAATGATCGAATTTATGATTTCAAATAATCAAAAATACAAAACCATTTCCTTGGATGTTTCTGCTGAAAACAAACCCGCAATTGCCCTTTACCAAAAATTAGGTTTTGTAATCAAAGATACAAGGCATCCTTTGGGTTGGGAAGGAATCATTCCGTCTCATCATTATATGGAAAAACAAATTTAA
- a CDS encoding phytanoyl-CoA dioxygenase family protein, with protein MFPNFLPQDKVKILKEILLRSNAEWSKEFYHPKNVNSAYLTSTKFTKDKKDRETLFQFIGSDALLKLGKIVFDEPMYFLNTQIFFNPEDPTKLPYWHRDIQYMGIPEKEQFDRIQKDFVWHFRIPLERDPGIWFVPGSHKRWDTEEEKKIRLELEGKKNHEEITNQILIPHNPGDLLVFSAHLIHKGNYDTNRFSFDIIYTNFPEKKETADHWHHFPKNDECKYLEHHSLFHLV; from the coding sequence TTGTTTCCGAATTTCCTACCGCAGGACAAAGTTAAAATACTAAAAGAGATTCTCCTTCGTTCCAATGCCGAATGGTCCAAAGAATTTTATCATCCAAAAAATGTGAATAGCGCTTATCTAACTTCAACAAAATTCACAAAAGACAAAAAGGATAGAGAGACACTTTTTCAATTCATTGGATCTGATGCCTTACTTAAACTTGGAAAGATTGTTTTTGATGAACCAATGTATTTTCTTAACACACAAATATTTTTTAATCCAGAAGATCCAACCAAACTTCCCTATTGGCATAGGGACATCCAATACATGGGTATTCCAGAGAAGGAACAATTCGATCGAATCCAAAAAGATTTTGTTTGGCACTTTCGAATTCCCTTAGAAAGGGATCCTGGCATTTGGTTTGTTCCAGGTTCGCACAAACGTTGGGACACCGAAGAAGAAAAAAAGATCCGATTGGAACTAGAAGGAAAGAAGAATCATGAAGAGATAACCAACCAAATTCTAATCCCACATAACCCAGGAGATTTACTTGTGTTTTCGGCTCATCTTATCCACAAAGGCAATTACGATACAAACCGATTTTCTTTTGATATTATTTACACAAACTTTCCAGAAAAAAAAGAAACCGCTGATCACTGGCATCATTTTCCAAAGAACGACGAATGCAAATACCTAGAGCATCATTCCCTATTTCATTTGGTTTAA
- a CDS encoding PadR family transcriptional regulator, which produces MRINEFFSSFIKIHILHHCEKDEIYGVWMIEELKEHGYKISPGSLYPLLKNLEEKGLLRSRIEQLGKVKRKFYRITPKGKKELAAAKTKLKELIGEILN; this is translated from the coding sequence ATGCGAATTAATGAATTTTTTTCTAGCTTTATCAAAATCCACATTTTACATCACTGTGAAAAGGATGAAATTTATGGAGTTTGGATGATAGAAGAACTAAAGGAACATGGTTACAAAATTAGTCCTGGTTCCTTATATCCTCTTTTAAAAAACTTAGAAGAAAAAGGACTTTTACGGTCTCGCATAGAACAATTAGGAAAAGTAAAACGTAAGTTCTATCGAATTACACCGAAAGGAAAAAAAGAATTGGCTGCGGCAAAAACCAAACTAAAGGAATTAATCGGAGAGATATTGAATTAA
- the chrA gene encoding chromate efflux transporter → MKYFEVFFTALKLGCTSFGGPIAHLSYFHDEYVTKKKWISAHAYADLVALCQFLPGPASSQVGMAIGLSRAGLLGSILSWIGFTLPSTIILILFGLGISTIDVTKQTHWLHGLKVVAVAVVAQAILGMGKKLCPDKERITIAIVTSVILLFFSSAFLQVAILIFFGIFGIFFFKSSSDLPHEPLHKGNKSLGFGFLILFFVLLLSLPFLREIFPNQTIKLFDSFYRAGALVFGGGHVVLPLLQAEVVPSGWVNNDLFLAGYGISNAIPGPLFAFSSYLGTVSSVEPNGCTGAIICLVAAFLPSFLLIVGVLPFWEKLRSNHYIRKSMLGINAAVVGILLAALYQPVWTNAIFSPKDFALVIFCFLFLEYWKTPSWVVVLATVLISFFIY, encoded by the coding sequence ATGAAATATTTTGAAGTATTTTTTACTGCACTCAAACTCGGCTGTACTTCGTTTGGTGGTCCAATTGCACATTTAAGTTATTTTCATGATGAATATGTAACCAAAAAAAAATGGATTAGCGCACATGCTTATGCGGATTTAGTTGCCCTTTGTCAATTTTTACCTGGACCTGCCAGTAGCCAAGTGGGGATGGCCATTGGACTTTCAAGAGCAGGACTTCTTGGTTCCATACTTTCTTGGATTGGTTTTACATTGCCTTCCACAATCATTTTAATTCTTTTTGGACTTGGGATATCAACCATAGATGTTACTAAACAAACTCATTGGCTTCATGGATTAAAAGTAGTAGCAGTGGCGGTTGTTGCACAGGCCATCCTAGGAATGGGGAAAAAACTTTGTCCCGATAAAGAACGAATTACAATCGCAATAGTAACAAGCGTTATCTTACTTTTCTTTTCTTCAGCCTTCTTACAAGTTGCCATTCTGATTTTTTTTGGTATCTTTGGTATATTCTTTTTTAAATCCTCTTCAGACCTTCCCCATGAACCCTTACACAAAGGAAATAAATCATTAGGTTTCGGATTTTTGATTTTATTTTTTGTATTACTATTATCTCTTCCTTTCCTAAGAGAAATATTTCCAAACCAAACAATCAAACTATTTGATAGTTTTTACCGGGCCGGTGCTTTAGTGTTTGGTGGTGGACATGTTGTTCTCCCCTTATTACAAGCTGAAGTTGTTCCTTCTGGTTGGGTAAATAACGATCTGTTTTTGGCAGGGTATGGAATCTCCAATGCAATTCCCGGCCCTTTGTTTGCATTTAGTAGTTATTTAGGTACCGTTTCTAGTGTAGAACCAAATGGCTGTACAGGAGCTATCATTTGTTTGGTGGCAGCCTTTTTACCTTCATTTCTTTTGATTGTAGGTGTTTTGCCATTTTGGGAAAAACTTCGAAGTAATCACTATATTCGTAAATCCATGTTAGGGATCAATGCAGCTGTTGTGGGAATTTTACTAGCGGCTCTTTACCAACCAGTTTGGACAAATGCTATTTTTTCACCTAAAGATTTTGCCTTGGTTATTTTTTGTTTTCTGTTTTTGGAATATTGGAAAACTCCCTCCTGGGTGGTGGTTCTTGCTACAGTTCTAATTAGTTTCTTTATTTATTAA
- a CDS encoding DinB family protein: MKDFFIRNNAYHIWATNLLYDSIVSLSDEDYKKDLGLFFKSIHGTLNHLLIVEKVWYSRLKGDVYIPSSLAEEIETDRQTLKSRMVESLELWNSLISGIDSSIWDTKFRYKTMRGFEVELIYCDVIQHNFNHRTHHRGQITTAITQLGGNSPEIDYVYYLQTKGK; this comes from the coding sequence ATGAAAGACTTTTTCATAAGAAACAATGCGTATCATATTTGGGCCACAAATCTATTGTATGATTCCATCGTTTCTCTTTCGGATGAGGATTACAAAAAAGATTTAGGCCTATTTTTTAAATCCATTCATGGTACTCTTAACCATTTGTTAATTGTGGAAAAAGTTTGGTATTCACGTCTGAAAGGAGATGTATACATCCCATCTTCTTTAGCCGAAGAAATTGAAACCGACCGACAAACTTTAAAAAGTCGAATGGTAGAAAGTTTAGAATTATGGAATTCTTTGATTTCTGGAATCGATTCTTCTATTTGGGATACTAAATTTCGATATAAAACCATGAGAGGATTTGAAGTTGAACTTATTTATTGCGACGTGATACAACACAATTTTAACCATAGAACCCATCATAGAGGACAAATTACTACCGCCATTACACAATTAGGTGGAAATTCACCAGAAATTGATTATGTTTATTACTTGCAAACCAAAGGAAAATAA